A region of the Mesoterricola sediminis genome:
CCAGCGGCTGCGCGAGGCCGCCGCCGGCCCGGAGGCCCCCTGAACGTCCTCGTCGCCGGGGGCGGCGCCGCGGGTCTGATCGCCGCCTGGCGCGCGGCGGGCCTGGGCCATGCGGTCACGCTCCTGGAGGCGAACCCCCGCCTGGGGATCAAGGTGCGCATCAGCGGCGGCGGCCGGTGCAACGTGACCCACGCCGGCGGCCCCGCCGAGGTGCTGGCCGCCTTTCCCAAGGCCCAGGCCCGCTTCCTGCGGCCGGCCCTGCACGCCTTCCCCGGCACCCGGTTGCTGGAGCTTCTGGCCGCGGAGGGCATCCGCACCGAGGCCCGGGAGAACGGACGGGTCTTTCCCGTGGACGGGCCGGGTTCGGCCCACCGGGTGGCGGACGCCCTGGAGCGGCTGGCCCGCGCGGCGGGGGTCCGGATCCGCACCGGCTGCCGGGTCCAGGGCCTGGACGGGACGCCGCCGCGGCTGCGCGCCCTGGTGCTGGAGGGCGGGGCGCGCCTGGTCGCCGATGTTTTCATCCTGGCCACGGGCGGGGCCAGCTACCCCCAGACCGGCACCCGGGGCGAGATGGCCGGCCTCCTGGCGGGCCTCGGCGTGCCCGTCGCCCCCTGGGCGCCGGCCCTGGCGCCCATCCCCCTGCGCGAACCCCGGCCCGCCTGGGAAGGGGTGGCCCTGCGCGGAGGGGTGCTCAGCCTGCGTCCGGCGGCGGGGCAGCGGCCCCTGGCCCGGTTCACCGGGGACCTCCTCTTCACCCGCACCGGGGTCTCCGGACCCGCCGCCCTGGAACTGAGCCGGGAGACGGAGGCCGCCCGCAGGGCGGGCGGAGCCTGGCTGGACGTCGCGCTGACGGCGTCCTCCGCGGAGGCCGTGGAGGCCGAGCTCCTGGGGCTCCAGACGGCCAACCCCCATCTGGGCGTGCGCACCTGGCTGGGGCGCCACCTGCCCGAGCGGCTCGCCGACCCGGCCCTGGCCGGCCTACCGGCGGACCAGCGCCTCAAGGACCTGCCCCGGGCCGGGCGGCGGGCCCTGGCGGGTCTGGTGACGGCCTTCCCCCTGGGCGCGCCCGGCCCCGTGGACCTGGCCAAGGGGGAGGTGGCGGCCGGGGGCGTGCGCCTCGCCGCGGTGGATCCCGCCACCCTGGCCGTGCGTGGGTGGGAGAACCTGCGGGTATGCGGGGAGCTGCTGGACATCGACGGCCCCGTGGGGGGCTACAACCTCCAGGCGGCCTTCAGCACCGGCTTCCTGGCGGGGAGCCTCAGCCCTGGTTCTTCTTGAACTGGGCGATGATGTCGTCGACGCTTTCCTTCTTGTCGTCGGCCTCCAGGGTCGTCTCGAAGATGCGCTCCTGGGTGGCGGTGCTGCGGCGCTCGAAGATGCCCTCGGGGGAGACCTGGCCCTCGAAGCCCTGGATGTTGAAGATCGCGAGCAGGCGGCCGAGGCCCTCCTTGAACTGCTTGAGGAGCAGGACGACCTTCTCGACCTTCTGGCGGGTGATGTCCTGGAATTGAAGGGTGTTCAGGATCTCGAAGGCCTCGTCGGAAATGGTGGCGAGGGGCTGGAGGCAGGCGTCCAGGTCCCCGGCGGGCGGCGGGGTCTTCATCTGGTGCTCGAAGACGAACTCCAGGATCTCCTGGGCCAGCTGGGCCGGATCGGCGCCCTGGGAGGCCTTCTGCATGAAGCCGTCCATCTGGGCGTGGAAGGCGGCCTGGGAGGCCTGGACGGCCTGGAGGACCTTCACGGACGCCTTGATGGTGGCCTGGGCCTCGTCGCTGGCGGCCATGAGCACGTCGAGGCGGTTCATGACGGTCTGGGTGGCCCGCTCCGTGTCGGCGGTGATGGCGTCGAGCTGGGCGGCGAGTTCGGGCACCTGGGTGCTCTGGTGCTTCACCGAGCTGTCCAGCTGCTGGAGGTTGAGCAGGGTGGAATTGATGCTCTGCACCAGGGCCCCGAGCTCGCCCTTGGCCTGGATGTCGATCTGCTGGAAGATCTTGCCGTTGGCCATGTCCTCCGCGGCCTTGGCCAGGCGCTGGAGCTCGGTCTGGCTCTCCAGGCGGATCTCGCTCCGGATGGTCTGGACCAGGTCGAGGAGGGTGTTGAGGCGGGTGTCCAGGGCCTCGTTGCGGGCGCGGAATTCCTTCAGCAGCCCTTCGGGCTGGATGTCCTCCGCCGGCTCGACGATGGGCTCGGCAGGGGGCTCGGGGGCGGGTTCGGGGGCGGGTTCGGGGGCGTTGAGAGCTTCCTGGTTGTCCATGGGAGGGTCCCTCGGGTGGCCGGTTTCAGGGGGCGGGCCGGACCGTTACGTCCATTCGTTCGGGCAGACCCCACAATTGCATAAGTTCTTTTGGAATGCCAATGCTGCGATCGTCCATGTCCCGGACGAAGCGCACCTGCTCCACCGCCGGCCCCTCGGGCCAGAGGATGCGGACCCGGGCGATGGCGCCGTAGGGCCCCAGGGTCTTCCACCGGGCCTCGTGGGAGGCGGCCAGTTCCACATGATCGGACCTGCGGAAGATGCCGCCCTTGAGGGCCGTCGCCCGCAGGGCCGCGTCGGGCTCGAGGAGCTTGAGGCGTCCCGCCTGCTTGAGCTGGGCGCAGGCCTGGAGCACGCTCACCTCGCTCTGCTCGGAGACGGCGATGACCTCCTGGAAGGTGCGGTAGCCGTCCAGGAAGGGGAGGCAGCGCCGGTCCTCCTGGAAGATCCGCAGGCCCTCGGTGAGCCGGGGCTCCTGGAGGGTGGGCCAGGGCACGACGTTCAGGCTCGGGAAGATCGCCCGGAGGTGCCGGCGGGAATCCGAGGTGCGGGCCGCCTCCATGAGCAGGTCGGGCACGCTGCGGTGGATGGTGTTCGGCGCCTTGAACTTGGTGCTCACGAACTCGAACTCGCCCCGGTCCCACTCCAGGATCTCGAAGGCGGCGGACTCGCCGCGGGCCTCGGGGGATTCGGCGTGGACGACGTCGCCGTTCAGCACGTAGAGGGTGCCCGTGGCCGCGCCCTGGGTGACCAGCAGCTTCCCGGTCTTGCGGTTGGCGCCGAGGAGCTGCACGACGTCCATCAGGGAAATGCTCTGCAGGCTGCCGCGGAGGGTGCTCATCGCGGGCCTCCCGGGCCTCCGGCGCGGCGCGGCGCGGTCACAGCCCGCCTTCGTTGACGGCCTCGACCATCTCCCGCACGGCCCTGTCCAGACCCACGAGGATGGCCCTGCCGATGATGGCGTGGCCGATGTTGAGCTCCTCGACCTCGGGGATCGCGGCCACGGGGCCCACGTTCTGGAGGCTGAGGCCGTGGCCGGCGAGGACCTTCAGGCCCAGCTTCGCGGCGAGGCGGCTGGCCTCCCGCAGGCGGGCCAGCTCGGGGGCGGGATCCGCGCCCGGCGTGATGTCGGCGTAGATGCCGGTGTTGAATTCGACGGCCTCGGCCTCGAGCTTGGCGGCCATCTTCACCTGCTCCTGGACGGGGTCGATGAAGAGGCTCACCCGGATCTCGGAGGCGTGGAGCTCCCGGATGATGGAGCGCAGGTGCGCGTGGAGGAAGAGGGCATCCAGGCCCCCCTGGGTGGTCAGCTCCTCCCGGGTCTCGGGGACGAGGGTGACCCACGCGGGCTTGATGGGGATGACGGCCTCCATGGCCTCGGCGGTGGCCGCGCACTCCACGTTGAGGGGCACCGCCAGCACCTCGCGGAGGATCCTCACGTCCCGCTCCTGGATGTGGCGCCGGTCGGCGCGCAGGTGCACGGTGATGCCGTGGGCGCCCGCGCTCTGCGCCAGCAGGGCCGCGGCGACAGGTTCGGGCTCGCGCCCGGCCCGCGCCTGGCGGATGGTCGCGACATGATCGATGTTGACACCAAGGCGTACGGCCACTTCCGACTCCGGGACAGGGGGTGGGACTTCCTAAAGCCTAGCAGAGTCCGCGATCCCCGCGAGGTCGGCCCGGGCGGCGGCCTCGAGGTCCGCGATGGCGGATTCCATGAGGGCCTGGGTGCGGGCTTCCACCATGAGGCGGAGCTTGGGCTCGGTGCCCGACCACCTTACGACGAGGCGCAGGTCCGCGCCGTGGGCCGCCTCCAGCGCGGCCATGGCCTCCTGGAGGGCCGGGCAGTCCTCCACGGGCCGGCGGTCCCGGGCGACGATGTTCACGAGGCGGAGGGGCCAGGGCTCGAACCGCCAGGACCAGCGGTCGGCGGCGGGGCGGCGGAGAAGGGCCCGCAGGACCGCCAGGGCCGTGGCGAGGCCGTCGCCGGAGGGGCCCACGTGCTTCTGGATCAGGTGCCCGGAGGCCTCCGCGGCCAGGTCCCAGCCGCGACGGCCGAGTTCCCGGAGCATGAACTTGTCGCCCACCGGGGTGCGCACGAAGGGGATGGACAGGCCCTGCAGGGCCGCCTCGAGGCCCGCGTTGGTCATCACGGTCCCGACGACGCCCTGGGGGGGGCGGCCCTGGGCGTGCAGGTCCCGGGCCAGGAGCCACAGCAGCTGGTCGCCGTCCACGACCTCGCCCTGGGCGTCGACCATGAGGCAGCGGTCCCCGTCGCCGTCGAAGGCGATCCCGAGGGCGGCGCCGGCGGCGCGCACCTCGGCGGCCAGGGCGTCCAGGTGGGTCGAGCCCACGCCGACGTTGATGCGCGCGCCGTCCTCGGGGACGCCGATCCAGCGCACGTCGCCGCCCAGGATCACCCGGGGGGCCCAGGGGGCCGTGGCGCCGTGGGCGCAGTCGACGACGACGCGGAACCCCTCGGGCAGTTCCAGGGGCTCCAGGTGGCGG
Encoded here:
- a CDS encoding DUF4388 domain-containing protein, whose amino-acid sequence is MSTLRGSLQSISLMDVVQLLGANRKTGKLLVTQGAATGTLYVLNGDVVHAESPEARGESAAFEILEWDRGEFEFVSTKFKAPNTIHRSVPDLLMEAARTSDSRRHLRAIFPSLNVVPWPTLQEPRLTEGLRIFQEDRRCLPFLDGYRTFQEVIAVSEQSEVSVLQACAQLKQAGRLKLLEPDAALRATALKGGIFRRSDHVELAASHEARWKTLGPYGAIARVRILWPEGPAVEQVRFVRDMDDRSIGIPKELMQLWGLPERMDVTVRPAP
- a CDS encoding BaiN/RdsA family NAD(P)/FAD-dependent oxidoreductase — encoded protein: MNVLVAGGGAAGLIAAWRAAGLGHAVTLLEANPRLGIKVRISGGGRCNVTHAGGPAEVLAAFPKAQARFLRPALHAFPGTRLLELLAAEGIRTEARENGRVFPVDGPGSAHRVADALERLARAAGVRIRTGCRVQGLDGTPPRLRALVLEGGARLVADVFILATGGASYPQTGTRGEMAGLLAGLGVPVAPWAPALAPIPLREPRPAWEGVALRGGVLSLRPAAGQRPLARFTGDLLFTRTGVSGPAALELSRETEAARRAGGAWLDVALTASSAEAVEAELLGLQTANPHLGVRTWLGRHLPERLADPALAGLPADQRLKDLPRAGRRALAGLVTAFPLGAPGPVDLAKGEVAAGGVRLAAVDPATLAVRGWENLRVCGELLDIDGPVGGYNLQAAFSTGFLAGSLSPGSS
- the glmM gene encoding phosphohexomutase domain-containing protein (catalyzes the conversion of glucosamine-6-phosphate to glucosamine-1-phosphate) → MPLNYFGTDGVRGLAYESPLTLDEAARWGAAWARVAQERGIEEMVLGWDSRLSSRPLAEAFVSGMGDALRACVLGLVPTPAVAYAALARDRAWGLMISASHNPPEDNGIKGFDGKGEKLSEEDEEAVEEAFDALPPMQAAEIPLHLETALPLAYIRHLEPLELPEGFRVVVDCAHGATAPWAPRVILGGDVRWIGVPEDGARINVGVGSTHLDALAAEVRAAGAALGIAFDGDGDRCLMVDAQGEVVDGDQLLWLLARDLHAQGRPPQGVVGTVMTNAGLEAALQGLSIPFVRTPVGDKFMLRELGRRGWDLAAEASGHLIQKHVGPSGDGLATALAVLRALLRRPAADRWSWRFEPWPLRLVNIVARDRRPVEDCPALQEAMAALEAAHGADLRLVVRWSGTEPKLRLMVEARTQALMESAIADLEAAARADLAGIADSARL
- a CDS encoding HAMP domain-containing protein; the encoded protein is MDNQEALNAPEPAPEPAPEPPAEPIVEPAEDIQPEGLLKEFRARNEALDTRLNTLLDLVQTIRSEIRLESQTELQRLAKAAEDMANGKIFQQIDIQAKGELGALVQSINSTLLNLQQLDSSVKHQSTQVPELAAQLDAITADTERATQTVMNRLDVLMAASDEAQATIKASVKVLQAVQASQAAFHAQMDGFMQKASQGADPAQLAQEILEFVFEHQMKTPPPAGDLDACLQPLATISDEAFEILNTLQFQDITRQKVEKVVLLLKQFKEGLGRLLAIFNIQGFEGQVSPEGIFERRSTATQERIFETTLEADDKKESVDDIIAQFKKNQG
- a CDS encoding pyridoxine 5'-phosphate synthase, with protein sequence MAVRLGVNIDHVATIRQARAGREPEPVAAALLAQSAGAHGITVHLRADRRHIQERDVRILREVLAVPLNVECAATAEAMEAVIPIKPAWVTLVPETREELTTQGGLDALFLHAHLRSIIRELHASEIRVSLFIDPVQEQVKMAAKLEAEAVEFNTGIYADITPGADPAPELARLREASRLAAKLGLKVLAGHGLSLQNVGPVAAIPEVEELNIGHAIIGRAILVGLDRAVREMVEAVNEGGL